In the Pseudomonas orientalis genome, one interval contains:
- a CDS encoding NUDIX hydrolase, with translation MDATQKEAAHRVASDAELIQWVDEHDNLLGTLVRADLRNRGLIGRCTFIFLFNSKGELCVHRRTLSKALYPGFWDTAAGGMVAAGETYAESAARELAEELGVSGVELTKHDHFYFEDGDSRLWCTSYSAVWDGPLCLQPEEVMEARFLPIETVLSEAQQKPYCPDAQEGLRRYLALRR, from the coding sequence ATGGACGCTACTCAAAAGGAGGCCGCCCACCGGGTAGCCTCCGATGCTGAACTGATCCAGTGGGTTGACGAACACGACAACCTGCTCGGCACCCTCGTAAGGGCCGACCTGCGCAACCGCGGGCTTATTGGTCGTTGCACCTTTATCTTCCTGTTCAATTCAAAAGGTGAGCTGTGTGTGCATCGGCGCACCTTGAGCAAAGCGCTGTATCCCGGTTTCTGGGACACGGCAGCGGGCGGGATGGTCGCGGCAGGGGAAACCTATGCCGAGTCGGCGGCCCGTGAGCTGGCGGAAGAGCTTGGCGTCAGCGGCGTGGAGTTGACCAAACATGACCATTTCTATTTCGAAGATGGCGACAGCAGGCTCTGGTGTACGTCCTACTCGGCAGTATGGGACGGCCCATTGTGCCTGCAGCCCGAAGAAGTCATGGAAGCGCGCTTCCTGCCGATCGAAACGGTCCTGAGCGAGGCGCAACAAAAGCCTTACTGCCCGGACGCTCAAGAGGGCCTGCGGCGCTATCTGGCGCTGCGTCGCTAA
- the speA gene encoding arginine decarboxylase codes for MSVRRTRKDDGSQWTVADSRSVYGIRHWGAGYFAINEAGRVEVRPNGPNSTPVDLYEQVDELRKSGLSLPLLVRFPDILQDRVRQLTGAFDSNIERLEYQSQYTALYPIKVNQQEAVIENIIATQNVSIGLEAGSKPELLAVLALAPKGGTIVCNGYKDREFIRLALMGQKLGHNVFIVIEKESEVELVIEEAASLKVKPQVGLRVRLSSLASSKWADTGGEKSKFGLSAAQLLSVVERFRAAGLDQGIRLLHFHMGSQIANLADYQHGFKEAIRYYGELRNLGLPVDHIDVGGGLGVDYDGTHSRNASSINYDMDDYAGVVVGMLKEFCDAQSLPHPHIFSESGRSLTAHHAMLVVQVTDVEKHNDEIPTIENKESLPETVQWLVDLLGPTDIEMVTETYWRATHYMSDVATQYADGKLTLAEKALAEQCYFAVCRRLHNSLKARQRSHRQVLDELNDKLADKYICNFSVFQSLPDTWAIGQVLPILPLHRLDEEPLRRAVLQDLTCDSDGKIKQYVDEQSIETSLPVHALNEGEDYLLGIFLVGAYQEILGDMHNLFGDTDSVNIYQREDGSVYSAGIETHDTIEDMLRYVHLSPEELMTHYRDKCASAKISASERTQFLDALRLGLTRSSYLSS; via the coding sequence ATGTCCGTACGACGCACACGCAAAGACGATGGCAGCCAATGGACAGTTGCGGACAGCCGCAGTGTTTACGGGATTCGCCATTGGGGGGCCGGTTATTTCGCGATCAATGAAGCCGGTCGCGTAGAAGTCCGTCCGAACGGTCCGAACAGCACGCCCGTCGATCTTTACGAGCAAGTCGACGAGCTGCGCAAAAGTGGCCTGTCGTTGCCACTGCTGGTGCGCTTCCCCGATATCCTGCAAGACCGTGTACGCCAGCTCACCGGTGCCTTCGATTCGAACATCGAACGCCTGGAATACCAGAGCCAGTACACCGCGCTGTACCCGATCAAGGTGAACCAGCAGGAAGCGGTGATCGAGAACATCATCGCCACCCAGAACGTTTCCATCGGCCTGGAAGCCGGCTCCAAGCCCGAGCTGCTGGCCGTGCTGGCCCTGGCGCCGAAGGGCGGCACCATCGTGTGCAACGGTTACAAGGACCGTGAATTCATCCGCCTGGCGCTGATGGGCCAGAAGCTCGGTCACAACGTGTTTATCGTGATCGAGAAAGAATCCGAAGTTGAACTGGTGATCGAAGAGGCCGCCAGCCTCAAGGTCAAGCCGCAGGTGGGCCTGCGTGTGCGCCTGTCTTCCCTGGCCTCCAGCAAGTGGGCGGACACCGGTGGCGAGAAGTCCAAGTTCGGTTTGTCGGCGGCGCAGCTGCTGTCGGTGGTCGAGCGTTTCCGCGCAGCCGGCCTTGACCAGGGGATCCGCCTGCTGCACTTCCACATGGGCTCGCAGATCGCCAACCTGGCCGACTACCAGCACGGTTTCAAGGAAGCCATTCGTTACTATGGCGAACTGCGCAACCTCGGCCTGCCGGTCGACCACATCGACGTTGGCGGCGGCCTGGGCGTGGACTACGACGGTACCCACTCGCGCAACGCCAGCTCGATCAACTACGACATGGACGACTATGCCGGCGTGGTCGTGGGCATGCTCAAGGAATTCTGCGACGCGCAGAGCCTGCCGCATCCGCACATCTTCTCCGAAAGCGGCCGTTCCCTGACTGCCCACCACGCCATGCTGGTGGTGCAGGTGACCGACGTCGAGAAACACAACGACGAAATCCCGACCATCGAAAACAAGGAAAGCCTGCCGGAAACCGTGCAATGGCTGGTGGACCTGCTGGGCCCGACCGATATCGAGATGGTCACCGAAACCTACTGGCGCGCCACTCACTACATGAGCGACGTGGCCACCCAGTACGCCGACGGCAAGCTGACCCTGGCCGAGAAAGCCCTGGCCGAACAGTGCTACTTCGCGGTGTGCCGTCGCCTGCACAACTCGCTCAAGGCCCGCCAGCGCTCGCACCGCCAGGTGCTGGACGAACTCAACGACAAGCTGGCCGACAAGTACATCTGTAACTTCTCGGTGTTCCAGAGCCTGCCGGACACCTGGGCCATCGGCCAGGTACTGCCGATCCTGCCGCTGCATCGCCTCGACGAAGAGCCGCTGCGCCGCGCCGTGCTGCAAGACCTGACCTGCGACTCCGACGGCAAGATCAAGCAGTATGTCGACGAGCAGAGCATCGAGACCAGCCTGCCGGTCCATGCCTTGAACGAGGGCGAAGACTACCTGTTGGGCATCTTCCTGGTCGGCGCCTACCAGGAAATCCTCGGTGACATGCACAACCTGTTCGGCGACACCGACTCGGTGAACATCTACCAGCGTGAAGACGGCTCGGTGTACAGCGCCGGGATCGAGACTCACGACACCATCGAAGACATGCTGCGTTATGTGCACTTGTCGCCGGAAGAGTTGATGACGCATTACCGTGACAAGTGTGCGAGCGCGAAGATTAGTGCGTCGGAACGTACCCAGTTCCTGGACGCCTTGCGCCTGGGCCTGACCCGTTCTTCCTACCTGTCCTCGTAA
- a CDS encoding translation initiation factor Sui1 — translation MAKKAASFAALGGLVFSTDAGRHCPDCRQPVDSCTCKQTLIPEGDGIARVRRESKGRGGKTVTTITGVPLAEEALKELATTLKKRCGTGGALKDGVIEIQGEHVELLLAELIKLGYKAKKSGG, via the coding sequence GTGGCCAAGAAAGCCGCATCCTTCGCCGCCCTGGGTGGCCTGGTATTTTCCACCGATGCAGGTCGACACTGCCCGGACTGCCGTCAGCCCGTGGATTCGTGCACCTGCAAGCAAACCCTGATTCCCGAAGGCGACGGCATTGCCCGCGTACGCCGCGAGAGCAAAGGCCGTGGCGGCAAGACGGTGACCACCATCACCGGCGTGCCCCTGGCCGAAGAGGCGCTCAAGGAGCTTGCCACCACGCTGAAAAAGCGCTGTGGCACCGGTGGCGCGTTGAAAGACGGGGTCATCGAGATCCAGGGCGAGCATGTCGAACTGCTGTTGGCCGAGTTGATCAAGCTCGGTTACAAGGCCAAGAAGTCCGGCGGCTGA